In one window of Trichoderma breve strain T069 chromosome 7 map unlocalized scaffold00008, whole genome shotgun sequence DNA:
- a CDS encoding fungal zn(2)-Cys(6) binuclear cluster domain-containing protein, with the protein MRTTLRRSCNACAKAKLGCDLRIPQCSRCIKRNSKCVYANKPLNSSLDAYGSSTEVTSYSPPAATASFDPFDSYPPTRLPRLHVQRLIHRFLSSIAFQYYPLDLNMGSNPFIVSWWPLALADQALFHVSLQTASLYEELQAQKGFPISDLLMVDSIAFVRRRIEDSSLAFQDETLDSVVTLAAIEHGKGNIEASRMHIDGVKRMVGIRGGIDELKQRSPLTARMVSWVSMLVMEAPQFPIKDDSGHGDGISAIPQWQLVSTDAEIQDANLYKLNVTPAMSDILSRLRNIFHHSWHSSLTNTQLHDLTCFVMHKLLLVPPFLDANADPVQSAASECLRYATALYMLILHGTTYYSHVGLANAIILQLKGHLAALLRNDHISGPLGIWAISVGMVATVGTRNHEWFTDQASVAAAALGLNTWEDVLTHLQSILWVRVPQEELFRQEWEEAFKTAAKGG; encoded by the exons ATGCGCACAACCCTTCGGAGGTCCTGCAACGCGTGCGCAAAGGCGAAGCTCGGCTGTGATCTCAGAATCCCCCAGTGCTCTCGGTGTATCAAGAGAAACTCCAAATGCGTATATGCAAATAAACCGCTAAACTCATCCTTGGATGCATATGGATCGTCTACAGAGGTGACTAGCTACAGTCCACCGGCTG CAACCGCCTCTTTCGATCCATTTGATTCATATCCGCCGACAAGGCTTCCTAGACTACATGTTCAACGCCTGATCCACCGAT TTCTGTCCAGCATTGCGTTTCAATACTATCCGCTAGACCTCAATATGGGCTCTAATCCATTCATTGTTTCTTGGTGGCCTCTTGCACTTGCTGACCAAGCACTATTTCATGTGTCATTACAGACCGCATCTCTTTACGAGGAGCTGCAGGCGCAGAAGGGGTTCCCGATTTCAGACCTCCTCATGGTCGACTCGATTGCTTTcgtgagaagaagaatcgaaGATTCATCATTAGCATTTCAAGACGAGACGCTAGACTCTGTGGTAACGTTGGCTGCTATTGAG CATGGAAAGGGCAATATCGAAGCCAGCAGAATGCACATTGATGGAGTCAAAAGAATGGTTGGCATCAGGGGTGGAATCGATGAGCTAAAACAGAGAAGCCCGCTCACGGCGAGAATGGTCTCATG GGTATCTATGCTTGTCATGGAAGCGCCTCAATTCCCGATTAAAGACGACtctggccatggagatggaatcaGCGCAATACCGCAGTGGCAGCTGGTTTCGACAGACGCGGAGATACAAGACGCGAATCTGTATAAACTAAATGTCACACCAGCTATGAGCGACATCTTGTCTCGGCTCAGGAACATCTTTCATCATTCATGGCATTCAAGTTTGACCAATACGCAGCTGCATGATCTAACCTGTTTTGTTATGCACaaattgctgctggtgccTCCATTCCTGGATGCAAATGCAGACCCAGTGCAATCGGCCGCCTCTGAGTGTCTCCGATACGCGACCGCACTTTATATGCTAATCTTACATGGCACCACATATTATTCCCACGTTGGCTTAGCCAATGCCATCATTCTTCAGCTCAAAGGCCATCTGGCGGCCCTGCTGAGAAATGACCATATCAGCGGTCCACTAGGGATCTGGGCTATTTCCGTTGGCATGGTGGCCACCGTTGGCACCAGGAACCACGAATGGTTTACGGATCAAGCGAGcgtggctgcagcagctctcggCTTGAACACATGGGAGGATGTCCTTACGCATCTGCAGAGCATCCTCTGGGTAAGGGTGCCACAAGAGGAACTTTTCCGCCAGGAGTGGGAGGAAGCGTTTAAGACGGCTGCAAAAGGAGGTTAG